The Hemibagrus wyckioides isolate EC202008001 linkage group LG10, SWU_Hwy_1.0, whole genome shotgun sequence genome includes a window with the following:
- the ttc39c gene encoding tetratricopeptide repeat protein 39C isoform X1 produces the protein MAGREQHQHQHHPQVEMKAELDDAELALQGISMLLNNGFKESDELFRRYRTQSPLMSFGASFVSFLNAMMTFEEEKMQMACDDLRTTEKLCESDNAGVIETIRNKIKKSMDSQTSGSAIVDRLQRQIIVADCQVYLAVLSFIKQELSAYIKGGWILRKAWKMYNKCYSDISQLQEACRRRSSDQANHNTPVAESNGGLTEEALGRLKGSVSFGYGLFHLCISMVPPHLLKIVNLLGFPGDRHQGLASLIYASESKDMKAPLATLALLWYHTVVQPFFALDGSDSRAGLLEAKTILQKKAVIYPNSSLFIFFRGRVQRLECQINGALASFHDALEFASDQREIQHVCLYEIGWCSMIEMNFEDAYKAFERLKNESRWSQCYYAYLTGVCQGASGDLEGANTVFRDVPKLFKRKNNQIEQFAFRRAERLRKLGATQELCILGVVEVLYLWKALANCSSSKLQLMSQVLQGLDDPSCLGLKHLLLGAIQKCLGNIKDAIQSYQMAARDELGRLSNSYVQPYAYYELGCVLLAKPETLSKGRSLLLQAKENCTGYDFENRLHVRIHTALASVKEVVPL, from the exons ATGGCAGGCCGCGAACAGCATCAGCATCAACACCATCCGCAGGTGGAGATGAAGGCAGAGCTGGATGATGCAGAGCTGGCACTGCAGGGCATAAGTATGCTCCTCAACAATGGCTTCAAGGAAAGCGACGAGCTCTTCAGGAGATACAG GACCCAAAGTCCACTGATGAGCTTCGGGGCCAGTTTTGTGTCCTTCCTG AATGCCATGATGACGTTTGAGGAGGAGAAGATGCAGATGGCCTGTGATGACCTGCGTACCACAGAGAAGCTATGTGAGAGTGACAATGCTGGTGTCATCGAGACCATCCGCAATAAAATCAAGaaaagt ATGGACTCTCAGACGTCAGGGTCAGCAATAGTGGATCGACTCCAACGGCAGATCATAGTGGCTGACTGCCAGGTATACCTCGCTGTGCTCTCGTTCATCAAGCAGGAACTATCGG CATACATTAAAGGAGGCTGGATCCTCCGCAAGGCTTGGAAGATGTACAACAAATGCTACAGTGACATTAGCCAGCTACAGGAAGCATGTCGAAGGCGTTCCTCTGATCAGGCaaatcacaacacacctgtTGCCGAGAGCAATGGCGGGCTGACGGAGGAGGCACTGGGGCGCCTGAAAGGCTCGGTCAGTTTTGGCTATGGCCTTTTCCATCTCTGCATATCTATGGTTCCTCCCCATCTACTGAAGATAGTCAACCTGCTGGGATTTCCAGGAGATCGACACCAGGGTCTGGCGTCACTCATCTACGCAAGTGAGAGCAAAGACATGAAAGCACCATTGGCCAC TCTGGCTCTCTTGTGGTACCACACAGTGGTGCAACCCTTCTTTGCTCTGGATGGCTCTGATTCCCGGGCTGGGCTGCTTGAGGCcaaaaccattctccagaagAAAGCAGTAATTTACCCCAActcctctctcttcatcttctttagAGGACGAGTACAGAGGTTAGAG tgcCAAATAAACGGTGCACTGGCATCTTTCCATGATGCCCTGGAGTTTGCTTCAGACCAAAGAGAGATCCAGCATGTGTGTCTCTATGAGATCG gGTGGTGCAGTATGATTGAGATGAACTTTGAAGATGCTTATAAGGCTTTTGAAAGACTAAAAAATGAGTCCAGGTGGTCACAGTGCTACTACGCTTACCTTACTGGAG TATGCCAGGGTGCATCAGGTGATTTGGAGGGGGCAAACACTGTTTTCCGAGATGTACCTAAGCTCTTCAAGCGCAAGAACAATCAGATCGAGCAGTTTGCATTCAGGAGG GCAGAGCGATTGAGGAAACTGGGTGCCACACAGGAGCTGTGCATTCTGGGAGTTGTAGAGGTGCTCTACCTGTGGAAGGCCCTTGCAAATTGCTCATCTTCCAAACTGCAGCTCATGAGCCAAG TGCTGCAGGGTCTGGACGACCCATCCTGCCTTGGTTTAAAACACCTGCTTCTTGGTGCTATACAGAAATGTCTCGGAAACATAAAAGATGCTATTCAG TCATATCAGATGGCAGCCAGGGATGAGCTGGGCCGACTGAGCAACTCTTATGTGCAGCCGTATGCCTACTACGAGCTAGGATGTGTGTTACTGGCTAAGCCTGAG ACTTTGAGTAAAGGAAGGTCATTGTTGCTTCAGGCAAAG GAGAATTGTACAGGATATGACTTTGAGAACAGACTGCATGTGCGAATCCACACAGCCCTCGCCTCTGTAAAGGAAGTGGTCCCTCTGTGA
- the ttc39c gene encoding tetratricopeptide repeat protein 39C isoform X2: MAYIKGGWILRKAWKMYNKCYSDISQLQEACRRRSSDQANHNTPVAESNGGLTEEALGRLKGSVSFGYGLFHLCISMVPPHLLKIVNLLGFPGDRHQGLASLIYASESKDMKAPLATLALLWYHTVVQPFFALDGSDSRAGLLEAKTILQKKAVIYPNSSLFIFFRGRVQRLECQINGALASFHDALEFASDQREIQHVCLYEIGWCSMIEMNFEDAYKAFERLKNESRWSQCYYAYLTGVCQGASGDLEGANTVFRDVPKLFKRKNNQIEQFAFRRAERLRKLGATQELCILGVVEVLYLWKALANCSSSKLQLMSQVLQGLDDPSCLGLKHLLLGAIQKCLGNIKDAIQSYQMAARDELGRLSNSYVQPYAYYELGCVLLAKPETLSKGRSLLLQAKENCTGYDFENRLHVRIHTALASVKEVVPL; the protein is encoded by the exons atgg CATACATTAAAGGAGGCTGGATCCTCCGCAAGGCTTGGAAGATGTACAACAAATGCTACAGTGACATTAGCCAGCTACAGGAAGCATGTCGAAGGCGTTCCTCTGATCAGGCaaatcacaacacacctgtTGCCGAGAGCAATGGCGGGCTGACGGAGGAGGCACTGGGGCGCCTGAAAGGCTCGGTCAGTTTTGGCTATGGCCTTTTCCATCTCTGCATATCTATGGTTCCTCCCCATCTACTGAAGATAGTCAACCTGCTGGGATTTCCAGGAGATCGACACCAGGGTCTGGCGTCACTCATCTACGCAAGTGAGAGCAAAGACATGAAAGCACCATTGGCCAC TCTGGCTCTCTTGTGGTACCACACAGTGGTGCAACCCTTCTTTGCTCTGGATGGCTCTGATTCCCGGGCTGGGCTGCTTGAGGCcaaaaccattctccagaagAAAGCAGTAATTTACCCCAActcctctctcttcatcttctttagAGGACGAGTACAGAGGTTAGAG tgcCAAATAAACGGTGCACTGGCATCTTTCCATGATGCCCTGGAGTTTGCTTCAGACCAAAGAGAGATCCAGCATGTGTGTCTCTATGAGATCG gGTGGTGCAGTATGATTGAGATGAACTTTGAAGATGCTTATAAGGCTTTTGAAAGACTAAAAAATGAGTCCAGGTGGTCACAGTGCTACTACGCTTACCTTACTGGAG TATGCCAGGGTGCATCAGGTGATTTGGAGGGGGCAAACACTGTTTTCCGAGATGTACCTAAGCTCTTCAAGCGCAAGAACAATCAGATCGAGCAGTTTGCATTCAGGAGG GCAGAGCGATTGAGGAAACTGGGTGCCACACAGGAGCTGTGCATTCTGGGAGTTGTAGAGGTGCTCTACCTGTGGAAGGCCCTTGCAAATTGCTCATCTTCCAAACTGCAGCTCATGAGCCAAG TGCTGCAGGGTCTGGACGACCCATCCTGCCTTGGTTTAAAACACCTGCTTCTTGGTGCTATACAGAAATGTCTCGGAAACATAAAAGATGCTATTCAG TCATATCAGATGGCAGCCAGGGATGAGCTGGGCCGACTGAGCAACTCTTATGTGCAGCCGTATGCCTACTACGAGCTAGGATGTGTGTTACTGGCTAAGCCTGAG ACTTTGAGTAAAGGAAGGTCATTGTTGCTTCAGGCAAAG GAGAATTGTACAGGATATGACTTTGAGAACAGACTGCATGTGCGAATCCACACAGCCCTCGCCTCTGTAAAGGAAGTGGTCCCTCTGTGA